One genomic window of Salvia miltiorrhiza cultivar Shanhuang (shh) chromosome 4, IMPLAD_Smil_shh, whole genome shotgun sequence includes the following:
- the LOC131021812 gene encoding probable trehalose-phosphate phosphatase H has protein sequence MTNQNVVESGINMAITVAVSGSSLAAHKPPAVPGTYISISKKKLLQNLDINSSARMNAWVDSMRASSPTHIKSQTLAEDQNLQHPSALDMFDQITNASKGKQIVMFMDYDGTLSPIVDDPDQAFMSDAMRATVRKVARYFPAAIVSGRCRDKVYSFVRLAELYYAGSHGMDIKGPSKASKHTKGGEALLFQPATQYLPMIDEVYKALLEVTKDTPGATVENNKFCVSVHFRRVDEKKWIELAKQVGSVLEAYPELQLTQGRKVLEIRPTIKWDKGKALEFLLESLGYANCADVYPIYIGDDRTDEDAFKVLRERGQGSGILVSKIPKDTNASYLLQEPSEVMAFLRRLVDWKRLSLRKQFMLKARLQGVKMSLPI, from the exons atgacaaACCAGAATGTGGTGGAATCAGGGATAAACATGGCGATAACGGTGGCGGTGTCAGGGTCGTCGCTGGCGGCGCATAAGCCGCCGGCGGTGCCGGGGACCTACATCAGCATCTCGAAGAAGAAGCTTCTGCAGAATCTGGACATCAACAGCAGCGCCAGAATGAACGCCTGGGTGGACTCCATGAGAGCTTCCTCTCCCACTCACATCAAATCTCAAACTCTCGCAGAGGATCAAAAT TTGCAACATCCATCGGCTCTGGACATGTTCGACCAAATCACAAATGCATCAAAGGGAAAGCAGATTGTGATGTTTATGGACTATGATGGCACGCTTTCTCCTATAGTTGATGATCCAGATCAAGCCTTCATGTCCGACGCG ATGAGGGCCACCGTCAGAAAAGTTGCTAGATACTTTCCGGCTGCTATAGTGAGTGGGAGATGCAGAGACAAG GTGTATAGTTTTGTGCGTCTGGCAGAGCTGTACTATGCAGGTAGCCACGGCATGGACATAAAAGGCCCATCAAAAGCTTCCAAACACACCAAA GGTGGTGAAGCTCTTCTTTTCCAACCTGCTACTCAATACCTTCCCATGATTGACGAG GTTTACAAAGCACTATTGGAGGTGACAAAAGATACTCCAGGCGCTACGGTGGAGAACAACAAATTTTGTGTGTCCGTACATTTCCGACGTGTTGATGAGAAG aaatggattgaacttgcAAAACAAGTTGGATCAGTGCTGGAGGCGTATCCTGAGCTTCAATTGACCCAAGGAAGAAAG GTTCTCGAAATTCGTCCTACTATCAAATGGGACAAAGGGAAGGCTCTCGAGTTTCTGTTAGAGTCACTTG GGTATGCTAATTGTGCTGATGTATATCCTATCTATATTGGAGATGATCGAACCGATGAAGATGCGTTTAAG GTTCTAAGAGAAAGGGGTCAAGGATCTGGAattcttgtttccaagattcCGAAAGACACAAATGCATCGTATTTGTTGCAAGAACCATCTGAG GTCATGGCATTTCTACGACGTCTAGTAGATTGGAAAAGATTGTCGCTGAGAAAGCAGTTCATGTTGAAAGCAAGACTTCAAGGGGTTAAAATGTCTTTACCAATTTGA